One window from the genome of Catenulispora sp. MAP5-51 encodes:
- a CDS encoding TetR/AcrR family transcriptional regulator, giving the protein MAGQPDGRRTDTRVRIHEVALAVFTEHGYERATMREIADRLGVTRPALYYHYRSKEDILASVHDELAASVDDLLAWAGGQPATRATRRELLLRLHALMSGPWRAFSRFAQANEAAMRDLSATASFAHRMDQVGALLGPADSVEGRLKGRLALTALFMATARGSQLRGTDAERMAAALDVATSLVK; this is encoded by the coding sequence ATGGCAGGGCAACCCGACGGCCGGCGCACCGACACCCGCGTCCGCATCCACGAGGTGGCGCTCGCGGTCTTCACCGAGCACGGATACGAGCGCGCCACGATGCGGGAGATCGCCGACCGGCTCGGCGTGACCCGGCCCGCGCTCTACTACCACTACCGCAGCAAGGAGGACATCCTGGCGAGCGTGCACGACGAGCTCGCCGCCTCCGTCGACGACCTGCTGGCGTGGGCCGGCGGGCAACCGGCGACCCGCGCCACCCGGCGCGAACTGTTGCTCCGGCTGCACGCCCTCATGTCAGGGCCCTGGCGCGCATTCAGCCGCTTCGCGCAGGCCAACGAAGCCGCCATGCGCGACCTGTCCGCGACGGCGAGCTTCGCGCACCGCATGGATCAGGTCGGCGCACTGCTCGGCCCGGCCGACTCGGTCGAGGGCCGGCTCAAGGGGCGTCTGGCGCTCACCGCGCTGTTCATGGCGACCGCCCGGGGCTCTCAGCTCCGCGGAACGGACGCCGAGCGCATGGCTGCCGCGCTGGATGTCGCCACGTCGCTCGTGAAATAG
- a CDS encoding oxidoreductase yields the protein MRDRTLLILITGASRGLGRAAARRALACGHTVVGTVRTSEAAEGFEALAPGRAHARILDAARFDDARGVVAGVEQTVGPIDVLIAAAGYGHEGTVEESTIQEWRRQFDVNVFGAVAVIQAVLPGMRARRAGHVITVTSVGGLIAGPTLGVYNGSKFALEGITRALAAEVAGFGIRVTAVEPGAFRTDWSGRSMRRATRSIEDYDGLVEPISAARAGFTGRQPGDPDKAADALLRLIELDEPPTRLLLGSDAHRAVTGALAAFGAEVEKWRELTLSTDFAEQ from the coding sequence ATGCGGGACCGCACTCTGCTGATACTGATCACCGGCGCGAGCAGGGGCCTGGGCCGGGCGGCCGCGCGCCGCGCGCTGGCCTGCGGGCACACGGTCGTCGGGACGGTCCGCACTTCCGAGGCGGCCGAGGGGTTCGAGGCGCTGGCGCCCGGCCGTGCCCACGCGCGGATCCTGGACGCCGCCCGGTTCGACGACGCCCGCGGGGTCGTCGCCGGCGTCGAGCAGACCGTGGGCCCGATCGACGTGCTGATAGCCGCCGCCGGCTACGGCCACGAGGGCACTGTCGAGGAGTCGACGATCCAGGAGTGGCGCCGGCAGTTCGACGTCAACGTCTTCGGCGCGGTCGCGGTCATCCAGGCCGTCCTGCCCGGCATGCGCGCCCGGCGCGCGGGACACGTCATCACCGTCACCTCGGTCGGCGGCCTCATCGCGGGCCCCACGCTCGGGGTCTACAACGGCAGCAAGTTCGCGCTGGAGGGGATCACGCGCGCCCTGGCCGCCGAGGTGGCGGGGTTCGGGATCCGGGTCACCGCCGTCGAACCCGGCGCCTTCCGCACCGACTGGTCGGGCCGTTCCATGCGGCGCGCGACGCGGAGCATCGAGGACTACGACGGCCTCGTCGAGCCGATCAGCGCGGCGCGCGCCGGGTTCACCGGCCGCCAGCCCGGCGATCCGGACAAGGCCGCCGACGCGCTGCTGCGCTTGATCGAGCTCGACGAGCCGCCGACGCGGTTGCTGCTCGGCTCGGACGCCCACCGCGCCGTGACCGGTGCGCTGGCGGCGTTCGGCGCCGAGGTGGAGAAGTGGCGGGAGCTGACGCTCAGCACGGACTTCGCCGAACAGTGA